DNA from Pseudophryne corroboree isolate aPseCor3 chromosome 7, aPseCor3.hap2, whole genome shotgun sequence:
ATGTTCTGCAGAAACTGACCACAAAGAGAGCGGAGGCTGAGAAAAGAGTCCAGAGTCTGCAGGAGCGCAGGAGAGAAGATCAGGGAAAAGCAGCTGGTGTAATAGAGACAGTCACTGCCCTGTTTAGAGACATCATGAGACAGCTGGAAGACCTGGAGAAGAGAGTCCTGAGTGAGATCTCCAGGCAGGAACAGCGCGTTTCACTCTCAGTCTCtgatctgatccagcagctggaaataaagaaggacgagctgtccgggaagatgcgtcacattgaggagctgtgtaacatgtctgatccagtggctgtcttacaggaaccagacacaggggacttgtgtgacactgaggacacagagagacatgatacccaggtccgtggtgcaggagatctggatgtgggtctcatctcagggacattacacacattatctgatataataacaggtataaatacagggatctatgtgcaggaggctaCAGCCCTATTACTGGATGTATCCACAGCTGGTGATAATATACAGATATCAGGTGACAGGAAAACTGCATCCAGGTCACGTATAAACCAGAATCACCCAGTAACACCAGAGATATTTCAGTGTCCTCAGGTAATAAGCAGCAGGAGAttctcctcagggcgacattactgggaggtggatgtcagTAAGTCAGAGTACTGGAGGGTGGGGATGTGTTACCCCAGTATAGACAGGAGAGGACGTCAGTCATACATTGGATATAATAACAAGTCCTGGTGTGTGTATAGGTGGTATAATAATCAGTCCTCAGTGATACATGACAGTACAATGATCCGGTTACCTGACAATATCCCCTGTGACAGAGTGAGGGTATATCTGGATTATGGGGCAGGACAGCTTTCCTTTTATTCTctgtgtgaccccatcagacacttacacacctacactgccgccctcactgagcccctccatgctgCATTATGGGTAGCGGATGGGTGTATAACAAtatgtgggggagtcaggagctggGAGAAATTACCATAAAGAATCTGCCCAGAGACTGGTGACATCACTGGGAGGGGTGTATGATTGGGGGAACATTCAGCCAATAGAATGATGTATTGGGTGTAGCTACAGCTGAGCACCTCTGCTTTTGTAATCTTGTGATTAGTGTGTGGATGTGTTGCCATGTTGGTGtatcatgctgggtacacactgacaaaCATAAAacccacccagctgtgatgtcatcGCCGACATATCTAGTGGCCAATTGGTCAGTCAGTATACTGTAGCTTACCTTATTGGCTGCTCTGTTGGTGCGATGGTGTGTCGACAGACATGTCgctgaggtgtgtacccagccttaaggcccatatagatgggccgatgcggggaaagatgtgtgctgagcgaaccgctcagcacacatctctcttgccgctcagcacagtgcgatctgtgctgagcgtgcggggggaaacgggggggccgctcacttcacccagcgggtgaagtgagcgacccgctagattggcctgcacagcaggccaatctagcagcagcgatagcgatgcgcggggctgcgcatcgctatcactgtaggggctacacacggagcgatcagacttatattctaagcaatctagtcagattgcttagaatatcgctccgtgagtacccccctttagagactgtcattataaatatatacagataCATCTCTGTGGGATTTTTCCACCTCTGACTCACTGACAGCTGTGATTGGCTGCAATATCTGTCTGTCAGCCAGTCAGTGCTACGCTTGCTCCTATTGGCTGTATTGGGATGATGTCTCCTCCTACTGGTAATTGTAGTGCATAGCTATGGGCCTGATCCATGTTTGTATATGTAGCCCTAGGAAAGGGTTAatcctaaaataaataaataaatgtgtaattTCTGAGATGAAGcctaattataataaatatatatatatatatatatatatatatatatatatatatacatggttgTGCATGTTAAGATTCCTTTATATTCATTTACTATTGTGCGGTGACTTATAATATAATGTACAGGCATATAACTATATGTGTATAGGCTATGTATTATTGGAGGAGCCCCTCTGGTGTGCTGGAAGCGGGGCTGGGGGCATCTAGTTTTGTGCTTGTATAGTATCCAGTCTAATCAGCAGATTTACAAAggaacaagaaaaagaaaaagaagcatgTTTTCTGGATGCACTGGAACCACAGTCATTTTTTTAAATTGCTGTTCTTTATTAAGTATGCATTAAAATTATTGCAAggactggtgaaatattaaaacatagggatttatttactaatattcatgtttgagtcgatttgtgttGAGTTTAAACTCGAATTTTATCGGACGTTTTTTCCTGCAATTTATTGAATCCATCtacgctaatttactaagctgtcaagTTTTTTGTTtacgtattttccgatgtcaatgttttTCGTGTTTTTTTGTTGTATTTATGGCCGCAAATCactgttttgtttgtgtttttatgggttttttttctcGGATTGTGACTAtgttaaatgcggcagggtttttaaGCAACTACGGCCGCATTTCCACTTTTACTTTAGTTTTTCACCTCCatttgtgattggttgtgtttccgatgtaggagtgtctgtgcgcaaccatataaatacgccccgaaccgtccgcacctcgtgggtttagttagtggtgaggagagaggttgtgctgtggaggttggtgagtagtgtttttttggaggagtattttttgctagttctgagtgttgtattgtgtttgaaagtagtcttatcACTCTTGAAGTCTTGCTTCTTTTTGGTTTGTATTATATTTTTGTCCTTGTGTTATTTTTTTGaagtctcttgtcagtgtttgtttgtgtgtgtgttgtgtagtggtagtggaggagtgtgttgtttgtctatttttttttcagTGTTAATTATTGTTAGTCCAAATTATGTCTGACtccgaggtgggtgaggtggaggaggtgagtgaggtagggagggtgagtgaggtggagggtgtgagtgagggggaggagttgggtgaggtggaggaggtgagtgaggtgggggaggtgagtgaggtggagggtgtgagtgagggggaggagttgggtgaggtggaggaggtgagtgaggtgggggaggtgagtgaggtggagggtgtgagttagGGGGAGGAGTTGGGTGAGGTAGAagtggtgagtgagagggaggaggttagtgaggtggaggaggtgggtgaggttggtgctgcagtctcgagtgacagtgacagtcagacagctccgtagccacgcaccactactaagactggccgcaatgtcaaattcagttatgctgagaatgtggcattggtgcgggagctgttgAAATATCAGCGGTACCTATTTGGCCCGGAGTCCACTAAGGTGAcatcacggaagaagacggtgttgtgggccaaAGTTGTTGCTGTTGTAAAtaatgagggggtggtcaagcggacggaggacacgtaccgaaaatggtactatgacatcaagcgccgtgtgaagtccaaaatggccaaggaggtgaagtcTGCCCGGCAGACCGGTGGGGGTCAGCCcttcattgccagatatctggactacgaggagcccatgcggagcttaatacctccagaagttgtgtcAGCAACACGTCTGTGATTCTGATCGCcctaggcaggatggtgagtatggattatttttttataaaacataCTCTGCTTTTTATTGTGTTAACTTTAGTTTTGTTTTATATGTGTCATGTTGGCTAGTGCATTAGTTGCATCTTGGAGTAGACGGCAGTAAAAACCTTGGCCTTGTTAATGTTTAAAACTAAACCCAATGTAGCACAtaacagtactgtatgtgaaaTGTGTATTAAAATGTATTGTTGTATTTGGAGTGTTAATTTGTTGTTTTGGAGCAGACTTTAATCATCAAACACCAAACTTGTCCGTCATCACATTTCCCACAAAATTCAGTGTACTGTGTATTTAGTGGCAGTTTGCTTAGTACATGGTCTCAGACACAATGTTTGAGATGTGCTACGCTGGAAAACCCATAATTAAATGAGAAACCAGTGCCATGTGCTAGATAATTGAAGCTACATTTAATCTGTACCAAAAAAACACCATATTTGTGTCCGGTTGCCTGCTGCATTTGATACCTTCCCCAACACTGCTTTATCAGTGGTTTATGTGTTTGTGAGGTTAATAAATGTTCAATGTTTTCCAAAGTTTTGTTGTGATGTTGGACTAGGGTGTGTTTGTTGGGCCTCATCACACAGGTTCACACAAATTGACTTTCAGACTATTTATACTTCATTGTGTAAGCAATATGTGTGTGTTTTCTAGTGTTGTTTCATCTAGTTGGTATGTGGGGccatgtttgtgttttctccatTTAGTCATGCGTAGCACTGTCCTGGGTGCACATGCCTATTGGCCAATATTGTATGTATAgtggctgtttttttttgtttttttggggggttggcAATTATTTTTAATTTACAAGCAcactattgctttatggaatcatatttatgaatattaatatttaatatatcatatatggtatttaatatatggatatatttcaattaatatgcatttatcatatatatctgcaaatatattatgtcaggcttacaaactaattggctgatacatatatgcagtccttatacatatgacttatgaagttattaagttaagattccttaaagagagttcaagcttgaatattaccgctctttttatatgattctttatttacaggcagatcaaatcgtacagaataagatatacacagtagtgatatatatactaattataattatatatgcttccttcgttacataacataaaacaacatgacataagtttcacaaacagtttcaattgctaacataaaatgtatacttgcaagttaaagattgccatcccaagaatcattccttctgcatgttctccatgacttcccctcctgactgacttccttccttctccttcttcttctccctctccctcttccttctaactcctaactacaagtctggtccttttatctcatattttaccaattcaaactatcatattctcatagtttccaatggaataggtaattataggtttgtcagattccaaggtgtaataaaacaaacattgaactgggctgtcgtgtcctgttcacggaggcatggtgtcataaaagtgtggtgtccacactgccttaagcaagtatagtattgtaaaatctggaatgtcttttcatccaaagttctgttgtattgacaagttttcctggggtcggttacacaatgttttatcaatggatgtgatctcttttcatagtagttaatttatactccctagcttttaaccttcactggacaatagacaaaccagtagattctgatctactgtaagcacacctgtgaattccaatgaccaacagagctctgtcacatacctattatcatttatggcctaataccttttctctacaatgactcttgatcttactgtaacctctctggccttatttatgactagagcagaataaacctgttccctacactattttttaccatcttgctgtaaaacacaaatatacagtatatctatataaacacatacacaaacctaatttcttaaatcagctaaacattacctcatacattcaaacttatttcatatctattccttactatatatatcctctatactgtccactatggtaacatcgcctatttataatgaattatattttgattcagacaacatctattgccctaatattatactaagtgcagacaattacctataaggcaacagtcgcccccttgtggccatgagaaattcttttgattggccacacattaaactagcgtaattgcttccaaatacatttcaaaatattccttcaaacataactttcgttgtaaccataatatataccataagtgtaataataataaccattatgattttaaaaatctctaaaaattcttagcttacctaaccttattctactttttaactaaagcagacaaaactgaggtttttattcagtattcatgaggaaaactaatttctacagacatttggaataccatagcccaattgtagaccttttttctgtatctggatcagtacgtttggacatttttgctgttcttgtatgtagcaatttactgggataagactgtcatctgcgtggtttgcttgcaattggagatgccttgcgtttgcattatggccttgcgtttgcaacatttgcaccattactagaagtagaattcttcgtagcagctgctcctttgcttgccatttcgctgtttgaggcagagggctgtgtacgtcgagtgctgtgtcttgaacattcagtacttgtgacgaccctcagtaatagtaatagtctttatacagtctttagcagttctgtttcctttgcgtttatccaatgccgcagttgtgaccagtgtccatattgcttttgcacaaacaggttgtgattttgaatagaacaggcatatatgaaacagtctttttttttttttctttctttctttctttccttgcttgttaatagtaggtcttaattgtcttcgggcaatagtaccacaaatggctgtgagtagtacacctactctgttctgtatttcctcactgaataaattaccatgcagtcttaaatctccttattctaccttgtacctatttatacatctcaatcttacataaacttataccagtttaacccatataaaggcgttttctatcctacctatattttgactaataattatttaaaatgcttttgatgtgtatatagtaacatcctatcaatacaataaatgaatataattttgcttcaaacagatattaaatatcatttaggaatggctttaaatatatctaattccatccaatattattttatatgcagccatgtgcatatacagtgaccctgttatgctacaaataattatcttagacttgtgacagtctttattaagagaattattcatcccacttaataatctcggcccaatttgttataacgtggtataccatcctgtattagatatttaattacttttgaagcttttacgaaggaagcataggtagtatctattgtgtaatatataaaaaaaacataaaatatttacaaggtatatatgcaatgatataaaatatatctcagacaaatgtttacatatatgtgattaaggtatatgaagggatgagacagttctgtataatcacagtgatgagatgtgctgtacactgttgtgggagtgtacatgtagtttgaaagacaagtaatgattacttgtgatgaaagggttaatgaaaaccttcccctttcttgtgaaactggaaaactccttgaggatttgtccatatatcagtctttagggatgctatgtagattttgctggatagcagcgatgaaaggg
Protein-coding regions in this window:
- the LOC134945663 gene encoding E3 ubiquitin/ISG15 ligase TRIM25-like → MASADLRQELVCSICLSIYTDPVTLRCGHNFCRVCIDRVLDTQEGAGAYTSPECRAECQERPALQRNITLCNIVGRFLSTRPDQEETGILCTYCVDSPVPAAKSCLLCEASLCDKHLRVHSKSPEHVLCDPTTALGNRKCSVHKELFRYYCIEDATCICVSCRLDGEHRGHLVEMLDEASEKKKKEKLRNVLQKLTTKRAEAEKRVQSLQERRREDQGKAAGVIETVTALFRDIMRQLEDLEKRVLSEISRQEQRVSLSVSDLIQQLEIKKDELSGKMRHIEELCNMSDPVAVLQEPDTGDLCDTEDTERHDTQVRGAGDLDVGLISGTLHTLSDIITGINTGIYVQEATALLLDVSTAGDNIQISGDRKTASRSRINQNHPVTPEIFQCPQVISSRRFSSGRHYWEVDVSKSEYWRVGMCYPSIDRRGRQSYIGYNNKSWCVYRWYNNQSSVIHDSTMIRLPDNIPCDRVRVYLDYGAGQLSFYSLCDPIRHLHTYTAALTEPLHAALWVADGCITICGGVRSWEKLP